GGGCGGTCGGGCAGGGAGGTCCGTTATGAAAAAAACCGGTCTGGCACTGGTACTGATCTGTCTGTTGGCCGGCCCCTGGGTTTTGACAGGCCATGCTGCAAAACAGACACCGTTGACCCGGGTGGTGTCTTCAGGCCCTTTGATCACGGACATGATCTATCAGCTGGGTGCGGATTCGCACCTGGTGGGCGTGACCAGCTACTGCACCATTCCTGAAGGCAAAGAAAACAAGCCGGTCATCGGCACAGTGATCCAGATCAATGTGGAAGAAATTGTCCGGCTTCAGCCGGATGCCGTGTTTGCCAGCACCCTGACCCGGGTCAAACAGATACAGGCGCTCAGGAATCAAGGGTTGCGGGTGATTCAGTTTGACAATCCCCCGGATTTTGATACGCTTTGTGGCATGCTTCTGGAGTTAGGCACCTTACTGGGCAGAAAACAGGCAGCCATGGATATTGTTGAAACCGCTGCCGCCAAAGTAAACCTTATCCGGCACACGGCAAAAACTCTGAAAAAAAGAAAAGTGTTTATCCAGATCGGAATCAAACCATTGAAGACAGCGGAACAGGGCACTTTTATCAACAATTATATCGAGCTGGCCGGCGGCACCAACATTGCCGGCCATACCGGATCCGGCATCTTCAGCCGGGAACATGTGCTGAAAGAAAATCCGGATGTGATTTTTGTGGCCACCATGGGTACGGCCACCAAAGCAGGCATTGCCCAGAAAAACGCCTGGATGAAATTTACCGCGTTGAACGCCGTCAAAAACAATGAAGTGCATGTACTGGCCGACGACAGTGTGTTCAGTCCCACGCCACAGACCTTTGCCAAAACTTTGATGGTGTTTTTCTCTCACATCCATCCCAAAGCCGCACAGGACTTGACATCCATGGAAATATTTCATGAATGACACCGGGACAAAACGCTGGATTTTGATCATCGGCAGCCTGTCCGTGCTGCTGACGGCATGTGCCCTGACAGCGTTGCGCTTAGGATCCACCCGGCTGTCTTCGACCCAGATTTTTGATGCCCTGTTCCATGATCAAGACAGCGTGACCGCGAGCATTATCCTGGGCATCCGGCTGCCCCGGGTGATTCTGGCCATTGCCGTGGGCGGGGCGTTGAGTGTCGCCGGGACCCTGCTCCAGGGCCTGTTCAGAAATCCGCTGGTGGAACCTTACACCCTGGGGATCTCCGGCGGCGCATCTCTGGGCGTGTGTATCGCCATTCTCACAGGCCTTCCGGCCCTGCTGGGGGTGACCGCCTATCCTCTGGCCGGATTTGCCGGGGCCGGGATCGTCATTGTCCTGGTATATGGGCTGGGACTGCGCACGGGCCGGCTCCAGCCCAACACCATGCTGCTCATCGGCGTGATGATCAGCTTTGTGTCCTCGTCTCTGGTGATGCTGCTCATGGCCGTGTCGGAACAGGATGATTTAAGCAATATTGTTTTCTGGATCATGGGATCTCTGGATGAACCCAGCCCCGTCCTGATCCGGCTGGTACTGGCCGGTTCCATTGCCGGCCTTGTCATTGCCCTGTATCACAGTCTGGCCCTTAACGCCATGGTTTTAGGCGATGATGAAGCGGCCCTGCTGGGTATTCACACAGCCCGGACCCGGAAAATTCTGTTTGTCACGGCCTCTCTGCTGACAGGGTTGAGCGTATCCGCCGGCGGCATCATCATGTTCGTAGGACTCATCGTCCCGCATTTCATGCGCATGGTGGCCGGATCCGACCACCGCATTCTCATTATCAGTTCCTTTCTGGGCGGGGCCAGTTTTCTCACGTTCTGTGATATTGTGGCCCGGATGGTGATCGCCCCGCTGGAACTGCCCGTGGGCGTGATCACCGGCATTATCGGCGGTGTGGTCTTCATCTATGTTTTAGGCAAAAAAAAGGTGGCAATATGACCCCCCCCTTTCTGGACATTGCCGGGTTATCCTGCGGGTACGGCAGCCAGGTGGTGCTCAAGGAGATCTCGTTTTTTGTTCAAAAAGGGGATATCGTGACCATTATCGGTCCCAACGGGTGCGGGAAAACCACGCTGTTAAAGACATTGCCCGGTCTGATTCCCGCTTTGGGCGGCCGGGTGAACATGCAGGGGCAGGACATGAGAAAAATGCCCAGGGACTTGCGGGCCAGAACCATTGCCATGGTCATGCAGACCCTGGAAAGCATCCACATGACCGTGGAAGAATATGTGCTTTTAGGCCGGCTGCCTCATTTTTCCTCCTGGCAGTTTCTTGAAAACGAGGCAGACCGCGATCTTGCCCGATCTTTTATGGCATTCACCCACATCGATCACTTAAGGCGGTCCCCGTTAAACTGTATCAGCAGCGGTGAACGCCAGCTGGCCGGGATCGCCAAAGCCCTGGTACAGGAACCCGCTCTGTTGCTCATGGATGAACCCACCTCTCACCTGGACATCTCCCACCAGGCCCAGATCCTGAACCGGGTCAAAACCATGAAAGACCGGCACGGCCTGACCGTTGTCATGGTGCAGCATGATCTGAACCTGGCCTCAGAATATTCCGATCAGGTGCTGCTGCTAGACAAAAACACCGGCACTGTTTTTAAATACGGCACCCCGGAAACCGTGATCACCCGGGACAATATCCGGGCCGTGTACCACACGGATGTGGTGGTGGCACCCAATCCCCATTCCGGACGACCGGGTATTTTCATTAAAACCGATTCACAGGAAAGCATATCCCCATGATTCTTTTGTTCACCCATGGCGGATTTTTGATGTATCCGCTGCTTTTATGTTCTGTCATCGCACTGACATTAATCATTGAACGCACCATTTTCTGGGCCGCGTCCGGCATTGACCGGGACAGGCCTCTGATGGACCGGGTGCTGGAATTGTCTGCCCAAGAAAACTGGGAGGAAATCCGAAAGACCACCCGGGGATCGAAAAACAGTGTGGTCCGGGTTTTGATCAGCGGGATTCTTCACCGGGACTATTCCCCGGTCAAAGCCATGGAATCGGCAGCCGCCGATGAAATCTATAAAATGCGCCGTTTCATGGGCGCTTTGGACACCATTATCACCATTGCCCCTTTGCTGGGCATATTGGGAACTGTGGTGGGCATTATTGAATCCTTTGACATGCTGGGGGCTTCTGGGATCGAAGATCCCATGGCCGTGACCGGCGGAATTGCCAAGGCTCTCATCACCACGGCATCCGGCCTGACCATTGCCATTGTCACCGTGTTTCCCTATAATTTTTTCAATGCCCGGATTGAGCGGGCCGCCCAGATCATTGAAAAATATGCCACCAGTTTTGAGATCATGCATGAACGGCGAATGACCCAATTTGACCCCTGCCGGGAAGACACCCATGAAAATTAACCTGCCCGCACCCGGCAAACCCAGAATCGAAATGCTGCCTTTGATTGACATCGTGTTTCTTTTACTGGTGGTGTTTATCTATTCCATGCTGTCCATGTCCGTTCACCGGGGCCTGTCCGTCACATTGCCGGAATCATCTGTGGCAGATATAGAAAAACAAACCCCGGTTTCCGTGACAGTCAAAGGAGAAAACGAGCTTTATGTGGATGATGTGCAGGTTTCTCTGGCAGATCTGTCCCACATGCTGGCATCGGAATCAACCGGCCAGGCCACCCCGGGGGTGCTTCTTTTTGCCGAAGAATCCGTGTCATACCAGACCCTGTTCACTGTTTTAGACCAGATCACCCTGGCCGGGATTCATGACATATCCCTTCAGGCGAAACTGAAAAAATAGATGCGGCGATTCTTGATTTCAGCACTGGCGGCGGTGGTGATTCATGGGGCCGTGCTTGTTTTTTTCCCATTTTTCCCCGCCCCTTTGGCCCCGGTTTCTCAAAAAGACACCGGGATTGCCATCCAGATCACCCATGTTTTACCGGCTCCTGAAAAAAAAACAGACCCGGCGCCAAAACCTGAAACACCCCCCGCACCCCAGCCTGAAAAAAAACAGATGCCCGAGCCTGAAAAAGCCCCCTTACCTGTTCCTGACATAGAAAAAAAACCGCCGCTGCCGGATCCTCCCAAAGAGCCGGCGCCAACTGAAATCCTACCCCGAAAAGATCTTTTGCCCAAAAAAGACGATTTAACACTATCCCCCCCGAAACCAAAAGTTCCGGCACCAGAGCCGGACGTGACCCCACCCGTGACTCAGAAACCGGAACCCGATGTGCCACCCGTGGAAAACACCAGTCAAACCGCTCAGAAAATGCCGGATCAAAATCTTTCCGATTTCATGGATGCGGCAAAAGCTTTTCAGGAGAAACCTGCATCGGTTTCCAGAGAGTCCACTGCACCGGAAGTCCGGAAAGAAGCCGTGCCGCTTTACAAAGAAAATCCCCGGCCCCGGTACCCCGGCATCGCCCGGCGCCGGGGGCATACGGGCACGGTCATGCTCATGGTGTTTGTCAACAAGACCGGTGAGGCGGAAAAACTGCGTATTTTTGAATCCAGCGGATATGACACCCTGGATCGCGCGGCTGAAAAAGCCGTGGCTGCCTGGCGGTTTGAACCGGGAACATCCAACGGGGTTCCCACGGGCATGTGGGTGAAAATTCCGATCACCTTTGAATTAAAAAAATAACCCGATACCCGTGGGTTTCAAGGTCTTTAGGACCGGCGCACCGGAATCCCATGCCCTGCCAGATGATCTTTGACTTGAGGGATGGGCACTTCTTTTCTATGAAAAATCCCGGCGGCCAGAGCCGCATCCGCCCTGGTTTCTGTGAACACTTCAGAAAAATGCGCCGGGCTGCCGGCCCCGGAGGAAGCGATCACCGGAATGGTCACGGCCTGTTTCACAGCCCGGATCAATTCCAGGTCAAACCCTGATTTTGTGCCGTCCCGGTCGATGCAGTTGAGCAGAATCTCGCCGGCCCCCAGGGCTTCACAGGCTTTTGCCAGGGTCACGGCATCCAGGTCCACAGCCGTTCGTCCCCCCTGGACCGTGCACTGGTACCAGCAGAACCGTTCCCCGTCAGGACCGGGGATGCCGGTTTCAATCACATGATGTCCGGCCGCTTCTTGCCGTGCTGCCACATACACCCGCCTGGGGTCGATGGAGATCACCACGGCCTGGGCCCCATACACCCGGGAAATCTGCTCAATCGCACTTTTCCCGGTTTTTTTGCCGGTATCCACAAAGGCTTTGGCAATGTGCACGGCATCACTGCCGATGGAAATCTTGTCGGCCCCGGATCTGAAATACCGGTCCGCCACTTCCAGGGCCGTGTAATGCCGACCCTCGGCATCCGTATAATCCTTGATCCCGCCGCCAATGGTCAACGGCACAAACACGTTTTTCGAGGTCTGTTCCAGTACCGTGATCATGGGCAGATCCGCCAGGGGAAAATCCCGGAATCCGGTAATGTTCAAAAACGTGATCTCATCCGCCCCTTCCTCATAATACCGCCTTGCCAGATCCACGGGCTTGCCTAAATTCCGGACATTTCCCTTGTCCGCAGCTCCGGGTTTTTCCCTGACATCATACTGATCCCCTTTGGTCACCACCAGATCCCCCTGGTCATTGGACCGCACATCTAAGCACGCAATGATCCTTTTGGCCAGACCTTTGCCCAAAATATCCACCCGGCCTTTCGGCGTGAAATCCGGCAGCTTAATGAAATTTTCCAGCAGCTGCATACCGTGTTTTCCGCTTTTTTCCGGATGAAACTGGGTCCCCATGATATTGCCCTGCTGGATGGCACTGGCAAATTCATAATCATAGGTGGTGGTGGTCAAAACTACGGACGGGTCATGGGGCACCAGGTGAAAGGAATGCACAAAATAGAACCGGGCATCCGGACCGATCCTGTCCAACAGTGGGGAATCCTGTTTAAGATGGATCCCGTTCCACCCCATGTGGGGCACGGACAGTCTGGTTTTAAACCGTTCCACCCGGCCTGAGAAAAACCCGATGGATTCATTGTTGGAAAGATCTTCTTCACTGCCTTGAAACAATGCCTGCATACCTAAACAGATGCCGAAAAAAGGTCGGTTGGAGGCCAGGTATTCCCGCAGCGGTGCCATTAAGCCCTTGCGGTTGAGCACCTGAATCATGTTTTCATAATTGCCGACTCCGGGAAAAATGATCTTTTCCGCGGATAAAATATCTTCAGGGGACGTCACCGTGGTCAGGGTACCCCCCAGTTTTTCCACGGCATTTCTCACGCTGCGCACATTGCCGGCCCCGTAATCCAGTAAGGTTATCATTGTTTGTTCTGCCTATCTAAAAGTCAATGCTGCCCGGGGTTCTGGGGAAAGGTACCACATCCCGGATATTTTTAATGCCTGTGATCATCATCAGAAACCGCTCGAACCCTAAGCCGAACCCGGCGTGGGGCACGGATCCATACCGTCTGGAATCCAGGTACCACCAATAGGGTTCCTTGTCCATCCCCATCTCTTCCATGCGGGATTCCAGGACATCCAGGCGTTCTTCTCTCTGGCTGCCGCCGATGAGCTCCCCGATGCCCGGGACCAGCAGATCCACGGCCGCCACCGTGGTGTTGTCATCGTTGATCCGCATATAAAACGGCTTGATGGTTTTGGGATAGTCGTACAGAAATACCGGTTTTTTCACATATTCTTCCGCCAGAAACCGCTCATGCTCGGACTGAAGATCAATACCGAATTTAACGGGATATTCAAATTTTTTACTCGATTTTTCAAGAATCCTGATGGCCTCGGTGTAGGACATGCGCTCAAAGGTCTTGCTGGTAAGGATTTCCAGCTGTTTGGGCAGGCCCTTGTCCACAAATTTAAAAAACAGGCCCAGATCCTGATCGCAGGCATCCAGGGCATGGGTCACCAGATATTTCACCAGTTCCTCCCCATGATCCATGTTGCCGGACAGGTCGCAGAACGCCATTTCCGGTTCCAGCATCCAGAACTCGGCCACATGCCGGCTGGTATTGGAATTTTCCGCCCGGAACGTGGGCCCGAACGTATACACATCCCCCAGGGCCTGAGCAAACATTTCCGCAGACAACTGTCCGGACACGGTCAGATTGGATTCCTGGCCGAAAAAGTCCTTTGAAAAATCCAGTTTCCCCTGTTTTGCCACCTGTGCCGGATCCAGGCTGGTGACCCGGAACATCTCACCGGCCCCTTCACAGTCCGATCCCGTGATCACGGGCGAGGTCAGGCAATAAAACCCTTTTTCCCGGTAAAACCGGTGAATTGCCTGGACCATTTCAGACCGGATCCGAAACGCCGCCCCGTATTTGTTGGTTCTGGGCCGCAGATGGGCAATGGTGCGCAAAAATTCATCTGTGTGCCGCTTTTTCTGCAATGGATAGGTTTCCGGCGCCAGGCTGATGATCTCAACCCCGGCCGCCTGGATTTCCCATTTCTGCCCCTTGCCCGGAGACGGCACCAGCGCCCCTGTCACGGCCACGGCCGATCCCGTGGTGATCCCCTGAATATCGGTATAATTGCTCAATTGACTGTCTGCCACCACCTGAATATTTTCAAGACAGGACCCGTCATTGATTTCCATAAAGGAAAACCCCTTGGCATCCCGGCGGGTTCTCACCCATCCTTTGATCAGTACCTGCCCCGGAGAGGTGTCATATTCTGTCAACCGGTTGATTTTTATTCTTTTCATTGCCTTATCCTGGAAAAAATAATATATTAAAAAATTTGAATAATTTATCTTAAACAAAGAAAGCCGATTGGTTTTAATTCCAGTATCATGCATAAACAAAATTATCAAGACATCCTTGGCTTAGTCCAGACACCGACCCGATATGCCG
Above is a window of Desulfotignum balticum DSM 7044 DNA encoding:
- a CDS encoding ABC transporter substrate-binding protein — translated: MKKTGLALVLICLLAGPWVLTGHAAKQTPLTRVVSSGPLITDMIYQLGADSHLVGVTSYCTIPEGKENKPVIGTVIQINVEEIVRLQPDAVFASTLTRVKQIQALRNQGLRVIQFDNPPDFDTLCGMLLELGTLLGRKQAAMDIVETAAAKVNLIRHTAKTLKKRKVFIQIGIKPLKTAEQGTFINNYIELAGGTNIAGHTGSGIFSREHVLKENPDVIFVATMGTATKAGIAQKNAWMKFTALNAVKNNEVHVLADDSVFSPTPQTFAKTLMVFFSHIHPKAAQDLTSMEIFHE
- a CDS encoding FecCD family ABC transporter permease — encoded protein: MNDTGTKRWILIIGSLSVLLTACALTALRLGSTRLSSTQIFDALFHDQDSVTASIILGIRLPRVILAIAVGGALSVAGTLLQGLFRNPLVEPYTLGISGGASLGVCIAILTGLPALLGVTAYPLAGFAGAGIVIVLVYGLGLRTGRLQPNTMLLIGVMISFVSSSLVMLLMAVSEQDDLSNIVFWIMGSLDEPSPVLIRLVLAGSIAGLVIALYHSLALNAMVLGDDEAALLGIHTARTRKILFVTASLLTGLSVSAGGIIMFVGLIVPHFMRMVAGSDHRILIISSFLGGASFLTFCDIVARMVIAPLELPVGVITGIIGGVVFIYVLGKKKVAI
- a CDS encoding ABC transporter ATP-binding protein — translated: MTPPFLDIAGLSCGYGSQVVLKEISFFVQKGDIVTIIGPNGCGKTTLLKTLPGLIPALGGRVNMQGQDMRKMPRDLRARTIAMVMQTLESIHMTVEEYVLLGRLPHFSSWQFLENEADRDLARSFMAFTHIDHLRRSPLNCISSGERQLAGIAKALVQEPALLLMDEPTSHLDISHQAQILNRVKTMKDRHGLTVVMVQHDLNLASEYSDQVLLLDKNTGTVFKYGTPETVITRDNIRAVYHTDVVVAPNPHSGRPGIFIKTDSQESISP
- a CDS encoding MotA/TolQ/ExbB proton channel family protein translates to MILLFTHGGFLMYPLLLCSVIALTLIIERTIFWAASGIDRDRPLMDRVLELSAQENWEEIRKTTRGSKNSVVRVLISGILHRDYSPVKAMESAAADEIYKMRRFMGALDTIITIAPLLGILGTVVGIIESFDMLGASGIEDPMAVTGGIAKALITTASGLTIAIVTVFPYNFFNARIERAAQIIEKYATSFEIMHERRMTQFDPCREDTHEN
- a CDS encoding ExbD/TolR family protein, yielding MKINLPAPGKPRIEMLPLIDIVFLLLVVFIYSMLSMSVHRGLSVTLPESSVADIEKQTPVSVTVKGENELYVDDVQVSLADLSHMLASESTGQATPGVLLFAEESVSYQTLFTVLDQITLAGIHDISLQAKLKK
- a CDS encoding energy transducer TonB — translated: MRRFLISALAAVVIHGAVLVFFPFFPAPLAPVSQKDTGIAIQITHVLPAPEKKTDPAPKPETPPAPQPEKKQMPEPEKAPLPVPDIEKKPPLPDPPKEPAPTEILPRKDLLPKKDDLTLSPPKPKVPAPEPDVTPPVTQKPEPDVPPVENTSQTAQKMPDQNLSDFMDAAKAFQEKPASVSRESTAPEVRKEAVPLYKENPRPRYPGIARRRGHTGTVMLMVFVNKTGEAEKLRIFESSGYDTLDRAAEKAVAAWRFEPGTSNGVPTGMWVKIPITFELKK
- a CDS encoding imidazole glycerol phosphate synthase HisHF, encoding MITLLDYGAGNVRSVRNAVEKLGGTLTTVTSPEDILSAEKIIFPGVGNYENMIQVLNRKGLMAPLREYLASNRPFFGICLGMQALFQGSEEDLSNNESIGFFSGRVERFKTRLSVPHMGWNGIHLKQDSPLLDRIGPDARFYFVHSFHLVPHDPSVVLTTTTYDYEFASAIQQGNIMGTQFHPEKSGKHGMQLLENFIKLPDFTPKGRVDILGKGLAKRIIACLDVRSNDQGDLVVTKGDQYDVREKPGAADKGNVRNLGKPVDLARRYYEEGADEITFLNITGFRDFPLADLPMITVLEQTSKNVFVPLTIGGGIKDYTDAEGRHYTALEVADRYFRSGADKISIGSDAVHIAKAFVDTGKKTGKSAIEQISRVYGAQAVVISIDPRRVYVAARQEAAGHHVIETGIPGPDGERFCWYQCTVQGGRTAVDLDAVTLAKACEALGAGEILLNCIDRDGTKSGFDLELIRAVKQAVTIPVIASSGAGSPAHFSEVFTETRADAALAAGIFHRKEVPIPQVKDHLAGHGIPVRRS
- the asnS gene encoding asparagine--tRNA ligase; this encodes MKRIKINRLTEYDTSPGQVLIKGWVRTRRDAKGFSFMEINDGSCLENIQVVADSQLSNYTDIQGITTGSAVAVTGALVPSPGKGQKWEIQAAGVEIISLAPETYPLQKKRHTDEFLRTIAHLRPRTNKYGAAFRIRSEMVQAIHRFYREKGFYCLTSPVITGSDCEGAGEMFRVTSLDPAQVAKQGKLDFSKDFFGQESNLTVSGQLSAEMFAQALGDVYTFGPTFRAENSNTSRHVAEFWMLEPEMAFCDLSGNMDHGEELVKYLVTHALDACDQDLGLFFKFVDKGLPKQLEILTSKTFERMSYTEAIRILEKSSKKFEYPVKFGIDLQSEHERFLAEEYVKKPVFLYDYPKTIKPFYMRINDDNTTVAAVDLLVPGIGELIGGSQREERLDVLESRMEEMGMDKEPYWWYLDSRRYGSVPHAGFGLGFERFLMMITGIKNIRDVVPFPRTPGSIDF